Proteins encoded by one window of Rhodamnia argentea isolate NSW1041297 chromosome 6, ASM2092103v1, whole genome shotgun sequence:
- the LOC115734408 gene encoding GDSL esterase/lipase At5g33370-like, whose protein sequence is MASPPFQTSWLALALVVALGMTLAPRTEAARAFFVFGDSLVDNGNNNYLATTARADSPPYGIDYPTHQPTGRFSNGFNIPDFISQEIGSEPTLPYLSPELRGQRLLVGANFASAGIGVLNDTGVQFINVIRMYQQLEYFQQHQRRVAALIGPERTKKLVNQALVLITVGGNDFVNNYFLVPYSARSRQYSLSNYVPYVISEYKKLLMRLYDLGARRVLVTGTGPLGCVPAELATRSRNGQCAAELQQASSLYNPQLLQMLKDLNKKYKSQVFIGANTQQMHNDFITNPQAYGFITSKVACCGQGPYNGIGLCTMASTLCTNRDQYAFWDPFHPSQKANRLIVQQIMTGSTKYMDPMNLSSIMALDSRL, encoded by the exons ATGGCCAGCCCCCCATTTCAAACTTCATGGCTCGCTCTTGCTCTCGTCGTGGCATTGGGTATGACTCTCGCCCCGCGAACGGAGGCAGCGCGGGCCTTCTTTGTGTTCGGGGATTCGCTCGTCGACAACGGCAACAACAACTACCTTGCGACGACCGCCCGGGCCGACTCCCCGCCCTACGGGATTGACTACCCGACCCACCAGCCCACGGGCCGGTTCTCCAACGGGTTCAACATCCCCGATTTCATCA GTCAGGAGATTGGTTCAGAGCCCACGCTGCCATACCTGAGCCCTGAGCTCAGAGGGCAAAGGTTGCTGGTGGGAGCAAACTTTGCTTCAGCTGGAATTGGAGTGCTCAACGACACTGGAGTTCAATTT ATCAATGTAATAAGGATGTACCAACAACTGGAGTACTTTCAGCAGCACCAGCGACGGGTGGCGGCATTGATCGGGCCGGAACGCACCAAGAAGCTCGTGAACCAAGCCCTCGTGCTCATCACTGTTGGAGGCAATGACTTCGTAAACAACTACTTCTTGGTGCCCTATTCCGCAAGATCTCGCCAGTACTCTCTCTCTAATTACGTCCCCTACGTCATTTCCGAGTACAAGAAGCTCCTCATG AGGCTCTACGACCTTGGGGCGAGGCGGGTTCTGGTGACAGGCACCGGGCCGCTGGGGTGCGTGCCGGCGGAGCTGGCGACGCGGAGCCGGAACGGGCAGTGCGCAGCTGAGCTGCAGCAGGCGTCCTCCCTGTACAACCCTCAGCTCCTCCAGATGCTCAAGGATCTCAATAAGAAATACAAATCGCAAGTATTCATTGGCGCCAACACCCAGCAAATGCACAATGACTTCATCACCAACCCTCAAGCATACG GATTTATCACATCGAAGGTGGCGTGCTGTGGGCAGGGGCCGTACAATGGGATCGGTCTTTGCACGATGGCGTCGACCCTGTGCACCAATAGGGACCAGTACGCGTTCTGGGACCCGTTCCATCCGTCGCAGAAGGCCAACCGTCTGATCGTCCAGCAAATCATGACCGGCTCCACAAAGTACATGGACCCCATGAACCTCTCCAGCATCATGGCCTTGGACTCTAGGCTCTGA
- the LOC115734349 gene encoding two-component response regulator 24-like: MMPGETMSKQVAGAASPDPRSAGSGKAMMGNGAGASWAAVPEKKKLSVLIVDDDSTIRTIHTILVNRVGVEVEPKVAENGQVAVDLFRTGESFDLVLMDWEMPVMNGIEATRELRKMGVGAMIVGVTSHSMDTEKETFMAAGLDDCYGKPLSIKILKNILEKMKIDD; this comes from the exons ATGATGCCAGGGGAAACGATGTCGAAGCAAGTTGCCGGTGCAGCCAGCCCTGACCCGAGGAGCGCAGGAAGCGGGAAAGCCATGATGGGCAACGGGGCCGGAGCCAGCTGGGCCGCCGTGCCCGAGAAGAAGAAGCTGTCCGTGCTGATCGTGGACGACGACTCGACGATCCGCACCATCCACACCATCTTGGTGAACCGTGTGGGCGTGGAAGTGGAACCCAAGGTGGCTGAGAACGGGCAGGTGGCTGTGGATCTGTTCCGCACCGGTGAAtcctttgatctcgtcctcaTGGACTGGGAGATGCCCGTGATGAACGGGATCGAG GCGACGAGGGAGCTGCGGAAGATGGGAGTCGGGGCCATGATCGTGGGGGTGACCTCACATTCCATGGACACCGAGAAGGAAACTTTCATGGCAGCTGGTCTGGATGACTGCTATGGGAAGCCATTGTCGATTAAGATCCTCAAGAACATCCTCGAGAAGATGAAGATCGACGACTGA